A portion of the Mycobacterium paraseoulense genome contains these proteins:
- a CDS encoding YiaA/YiaB family inner membrane protein, giving the protein MTVPNGMSKTTAAFFVQAAVAFAISFVTALGGIYFLPLDAWQRSFLGISFLFLVSSAFSLAKVIRDQQEAATVRVRLDEARIEKLLADYDPLNAAAAKLSSSTQA; this is encoded by the coding sequence ATGACCGTTCCCAATGGCATGTCCAAGACCACCGCCGCGTTTTTCGTTCAAGCCGCTGTCGCGTTCGCGATCAGCTTTGTGACCGCGCTGGGCGGTATCTACTTCCTTCCGCTGGACGCGTGGCAGCGATCCTTCCTCGGCATCAGTTTCCTGTTCCTGGTGTCGAGCGCGTTCAGCCTGGCCAAGGTGATTCGCGACCAACAGGAAGCGGCCACCGTGCGGGTGCGACTCGACGAGGCGCGCATCGAGAAACTGCTGGCCGACTACGACCCGCTCAATGCCGCCGCCGCGAAACTGAGTAGTTCCACTCAGGCCTGA
- a CDS encoding acyltransferase family protein, giving the protein MAALARFPDVAQVAAATPADRDRVVDVIRITSLIGVVLGHTVMAISIIRDHVLIWDNLLTASVVFQAATWMLQIMPLFFFAGAAACLSSWSAGTNWGDWLMKRCTRLFRPVFYYLAFWAVALTVLYRVLRQHIYEPVAGVSTQLLWFLGAYVLVLAAMPVLYRITTAGRLAAGVAGVYGAIAAIDAIRLHWPAMMPLGYLNLVVWLIPAMFGIAYRRRLLTGRAALVIAAVGFAVDVALVHWGPYQISMVGTGDHHLSNTSPPSLLLAGHTIILSALAIAAAPVIARWAQRPRVWWWTAIGNSGAMTLYLWHMPVLLGVHLVFDCLGAPRYPGAPDFLVISLAQLIVVIGAVAVLFVALRPLENNPLSGWDGAPTVTGRGRGAAVGALLCVAGVAILAAIRWGLKDDGLVCMAVMVAALVGARVWRHRHSASQRRAVRAGIPWPAAQSGGCSAGHGSSSRPCSMA; this is encoded by the coding sequence ATGGCAGCTCTTGCGAGATTCCCCGACGTCGCGCAGGTGGCGGCGGCGACTCCGGCCGACCGTGATCGCGTCGTGGACGTCATCCGCATCACGTCGCTGATCGGCGTGGTGCTCGGCCACACCGTGATGGCCATCAGCATCATCCGCGACCACGTCTTGATCTGGGATAACCTGCTGACCGCCTCGGTGGTGTTTCAGGCAGCCACCTGGATGCTGCAGATCATGCCGCTGTTCTTCTTCGCCGGCGCCGCGGCCTGCCTGTCGTCGTGGTCTGCCGGCACGAACTGGGGTGACTGGCTGATGAAACGCTGCACCAGACTGTTCCGGCCGGTGTTCTACTACCTGGCGTTTTGGGCGGTGGCGCTGACGGTGCTGTATCGGGTTCTGCGGCAACACATCTACGAGCCGGTGGCCGGTGTCAGTACGCAGCTGCTGTGGTTCCTGGGGGCCTACGTGCTGGTGCTGGCCGCGATGCCGGTGCTATACCGCATCACCACCGCGGGGCGTCTCGCCGCGGGTGTGGCCGGCGTCTACGGCGCCATCGCGGCGATCGACGCCATTCGGCTGCACTGGCCGGCCATGATGCCCCTGGGCTACCTCAACCTGGTCGTCTGGCTCATCCCCGCCATGTTCGGCATCGCCTACCGCCGGCGGCTGCTCACCGGGCGCGCCGCACTGGTCATCGCGGCCGTCGGGTTCGCCGTCGACGTCGCGCTGGTGCACTGGGGTCCGTACCAGATCAGCATGGTCGGCACCGGTGATCACCACCTGTCCAACACCAGCCCACCCTCGCTGCTGTTGGCCGGGCACACAATCATCCTGAGCGCCTTGGCGATCGCCGCGGCGCCGGTGATCGCACGCTGGGCCCAGCGGCCACGGGTGTGGTGGTGGACGGCTATCGGCAACTCTGGAGCCATGACCCTGTATTTGTGGCACATGCCCGTACTGCTGGGTGTGCATCTGGTCTTCGACTGCCTCGGCGCCCCGCGTTACCCCGGCGCACCGGATTTCCTCGTTATCAGCCTCGCGCAGCTGATCGTCGTAATCGGCGCCGTGGCGGTGCTTTTCGTCGCGCTGCGGCCGCTGGAGAACAATCCGCTGTCCGGCTGGGACGGCGCCCCGACCGTGACGGGGCGCGGGCGGGGAGCGGCCGTCGGTGCCCTGTTGTGCGTCGCGGGCGTGGCGATTCTCGCCGCCATCAGGTGGGGACTCAAGGACGACGGCCTGGTGTGCATGGCCGTGATGGTGGCCGCCTTGGTCGGTGCCCGTGTGTGGCGGCACCGGCACAGCGCCTCACAGCGGCGCGCAGTTAGAGCGGGGATTCCATGGCCCGCGGCGCAGTCAGGCGGCTGCTCCGCGGGTCATGGTTCGTCATCGAGGCCGTGCTCGATGGCATAA